A stretch of the Lolium perenne isolate Kyuss_39 chromosome 3, Kyuss_2.0, whole genome shotgun sequence genome encodes the following:
- the LOC127342363 gene encoding uncharacterized protein: MEMVRETKVGRGDESAKRRRKEGGSSGRIDEESATTEQILEVEEEKISEDEQGNWADIDREVSMGKVLTEDEEMDKYRRGLEYILGGEFGCFEQETTVSSMLTTHKAIQNASTATALQLFSIKVEETKLVWPLHVYGMVAARDPVDRNRNILFNRKRDNCQILTEEDPYLLLTGPSRAIVFLDPVDFEIDLKVKGGVEDKERLIHQVYTFNGTTGADGPRCSNENCTIHLHFKELDETVQATIIGAQIIRGSWPSGYAGQIACSNASSHDEVVLLDFPAGSNPPVVDRDGNLDLSRRVVSVDVHKDMVVCVKAYPVCGDLKQTIVSGDVMFTPQQCGITEGICDLGGYCQVEFKIAWSLLIVANWLLPS, encoded by the exons ATGGAGATGGTACGGGAGACCAAAGTGGGAAGGGGTGATGAATCCGCGAAGCGCCGCCGTAAGGAGGGCGGTTCCTCTGGTAGGATCGACGAGGAATCAGCCACGACGGAGCAGATcttggaggtggaggaggagaagatctCTGAAGACGAACAAGGCAATTGGGCCGATATAGATCGGGAGGTGTCCATGGGGAAGGTGCTGACCGAGGATGAGGAGATGGACAAGTACCGTCGAGGCTTGGAATATATATTGGGTGGCGAGTTCGGTTGCTTCGAACAAGAGA CGACAGTGAGTTCCATGCTCACTACACACAAAGCCATCCAAAATGCTTCTACCGCAACCGCCTTGCAACTCTTCTCCATCAAAGTCGAGGAGACAAAACTCGTGTGGCCACTGCACGTCTACGGCATGGTTGCTGCCCGAGACCCTGTGGATCGCAATCGCAATATTCTCTTCAATCGCAAGAGGGATAACTGCCAAATCCTTACTGAAGAG GATCCATACTTGTTGCTGACTGGCCCGTCTCGTGCAATTGTGTTCCTTGACCCGGTTGATTTTGAAATTGATCTTAAAGTGAAGGGTGGGGTCGAAGATAAAGAAAGATTGATCCATCAAGTCTACACTTTCAATGGCACTACTGGTGCTGATGGTCCACGCTGCTCCAACGAAAATTGCACAATACACTTGCACTTTAAGGAGCTTGATGAAACGGTTCAGGCCACTATCATTGGTGCCCAAATTATCCGTGGGTCATGGCCGAGCGGCTACGCAGGGCAAATTGCTTGCTCCAACGCCTCCTCTCATGATGAAGTTGTGTTGCTTGATTTTCCAGCTGGAAGTAATCCACCGGTGGTGGATCGAGATGGTAACCTCGATCTCTCAAGGCGTGTTGTTTCAGTAGATGTGCATAAAGACATGGTAGTTTGTGTAAAGGCCTACCCTGTATGTGGTGACTTGAAACAAACCATTGTATCCGGGGATGTCATGTTCACACCCCAACAATGCGGCATAACTGAGGGTATATGTGACCTTGGTGGCTACTGTCAGGTCGAGTTCAAAATCGCTTGGTCTCTCCTTATTGTGGCCAACTGGCTACTCCCGTCATGA
- the LOC127342364 gene encoding uncharacterized protein yields MVTDGEAAGGGEFEKRTRTEGNSDGESATTEEIWEGDEITDDEQITELEDVTEEERARWAEIDRQIEWKLLSEEEEMDNYRQDWEFGYVHRFGSFDQETELSSMVSTYDTSVDAWAVTALQVYSIKVEKAKLRWPLHVYGMVDIRDAVDHRRNILFNRKRDNCQIITKNDPNYPWVMA; encoded by the exons ATGGTAACCGACGGAGAGGCCGCCGGCGGGGGAGAATTCGAGAAGCGTACTCGTACGGAGGGAAATTCCGATGGCGAATCAGCCACGACGGAGGAGATCTGGGAGGGCGACGAGATCACGGATGACGAGCAGATCACGGAGCTCGAGGATGTCACAGAGGAAGAAAGAGCCAGGTGGGCCGAGATAGATCGGCAGATTGAGTGGAAGCTGTTgtccgaggaggaggagatggATAATTACCGTCAAGACTGGGAATTTGGATACGTTCACAGGTTTGGTAGCTTCGATCAAGAGA CGGAGTTGAGTTCCATGGTCAGTACATACGATACCTCCGTCGATGCTTGGGCCGTAACCGCCTTGCAAGTCTACTCCATCAAAGTCGAGAAGGCAAAACTCAGGTGGCCACTTCATGTCTATGGCATGGTTGATATCCGAGACGCTGTGGATCACAGACGCAACATTCTCTTCAATCGCAAGAGGGATAACTGCCAAATCATTACAAAAAAT GATCCAAATTATCCGTGGGTCATGGCCTAG